In the Pseudodesulfovibrio senegalensis genome, one interval contains:
- a CDS encoding aspartate kinase, producing MNIVVQKFGGTSVANLECQKQVMKKVLRPYREGNKVVVVLSAMAGETNRLLTLANEWSECPDAAEVDALVSTGEQVSCALFSMLLKQQGVQARSVLGFQAPIKTDCSYGKARIVDIDTEELKSMLETNDILVVAGFQGCDECHRITTLGRGGSDTSAVALAAALDAEVCEIYTDVPGVFTTDPNICSDARKLDRVSYEEMLEMASMGAKVLQIRSVEFAKKYNVNVHVRTTFSDEMGTLVTQEDTDMESVLVSGIAYDKDQARVTLVHVRDEPGISAAIFAPLAEKKILVDMIVQNPSKNGTTDMTFTVPRGDLEQTVKILETLKYEINYEELLSAENVSKVSIIGVGMRNHSGVAAKAFQALSDENINILMISTSEIKVTCLIEDKYTELAVRTLHKTFGLEEDGLQSERT from the coding sequence ATGAACATTGTTGTACAGAAATTCGGTGGAACGTCCGTTGCCAACCTGGAATGCCAGAAGCAGGTCATGAAAAAAGTCCTTCGCCCCTATCGTGAAGGCAACAAGGTCGTGGTCGTTCTTTCCGCCATGGCCGGTGAAACCAACCGACTACTGACCCTGGCAAACGAATGGAGTGAATGTCCCGACGCCGCCGAGGTGGACGCACTGGTTTCCACCGGAGAACAGGTGTCGTGCGCCCTGTTCTCCATGCTCCTCAAACAGCAGGGGGTCCAGGCTCGCTCGGTGCTCGGCTTTCAGGCCCCCATCAAGACTGACTGCAGCTACGGCAAAGCCCGGATCGTTGACATCGACACCGAAGAACTGAAATCCATGCTCGAGACCAACGACATTCTCGTTGTGGCTGGTTTTCAGGGCTGCGACGAATGTCACAGGATCACCACACTGGGCCGTGGCGGCTCCGACACTTCGGCCGTGGCTCTTGCCGCGGCACTGGATGCCGAAGTGTGTGAAATCTATACTGACGTCCCCGGCGTCTTTACCACCGACCCAAACATTTGCAGCGACGCGCGCAAGCTGGACCGGGTTTCCTATGAGGAAATGCTCGAGATGGCCAGCATGGGAGCCAAGGTGCTCCAGATCCGTTCCGTCGAATTTGCCAAGAAATACAACGTAAACGTGCACGTCCGCACCACTTTTTCGGACGAAATGGGCACGCTCGTCACCCAGGAGGATACAGACATGGAATCCGTTCTTGTTTCCGGAATCGCATACGACAAGGACCAGGCCCGCGTAACTCTCGTTCACGTGCGAGACGAACCGGGCATTTCCGCAGCCATTTTCGCGCCGCTGGCCGAAAAGAAAATCCTCGTGGACATGATTGTCCAAAACCCCAGTAAAAACGGAACCACGGACATGACCTTCACCGTGCCCAGGGGGGATTTGGAGCAAACCGTCAAAATTCTTGAAACACTCAAGTATGAAATCAACTACGAAGAGCTACTATCCGCCGAAAACGTCAGCAAAGTCTCGATTATCGGCGTCGGAATGAGAAACCATTCCGGCGTGGCTGCAAAGGCGTTTCAGGCACTGAGCGACGAGAACATCAATATCCTCATGATCAGCACCTCGGAAATCAAGGTCACCTGCCTCATCGAGGACAAATACACAGAACTCGCCGTTCGCACTCTGCACAAAACCTTCGGGTTGGAAGAAGACGGATTACAATCGGAAAGGACATGA
- the cimA gene encoding citramalate synthase, which yields MNTVKIYDTTLRDGTQAEELNLTTQDKVRIALKLDELGVQYIEGGWPGSNPTDRQFFEEIQKHDFQNSIIAAFGSTYNPKGTPETDAIFQSLLESNARVLTIFGKTWDMHATLALGIGEQENVDLIHESIAYLKPHVDELFFDAEHFFDGFRNNKEFSLNCLAAAHEAGADVLVLCDTNGGSLPADVAEAIKAVRKRLPEAQIGIHTHNDSELAVANSLEAVRQGARHVQGTVNGYGERCGNANLCSIMPNLELKMGYSCIGADKLGKLTEVSHFISEIANLRPFLRQPFVGASAFAHKGGVHVSAVRKDSKTYEHIEPGLVGNRQRILLSDLSGRSNMLTKAEQFGHPLQKDDPRLDKLMKELKLRESMGFEYSVAEASFELMFHKIVSGQHLNYFKLLNFFVMDAKREEDAEPTSEATVMVEVGDQIEHTAATGMGPVNALDRALRKALERFYPSLNQVRLLDFKVRVMSGAVRDTGGTASFVRVLIESGDGFERWTTVGVSHNIIEASWQAVVDSINYKLFRDDQRAIGKA from the coding sequence ATGAATACAGTAAAAATATACGACACGACGCTTCGCGACGGCACGCAGGCCGAAGAACTCAACCTCACCACCCAGGACAAAGTCAGAATAGCCCTCAAACTGGACGAACTGGGCGTCCAGTACATCGAGGGCGGCTGGCCCGGATCCAACCCCACGGACCGCCAATTCTTCGAAGAAATCCAGAAACACGACTTCCAGAACTCCATCATTGCGGCTTTCGGCAGCACATACAACCCCAAGGGTACTCCGGAAACCGATGCAATCTTCCAATCGCTGCTGGAGAGCAACGCCCGGGTTCTGACCATTTTCGGCAAAACATGGGACATGCACGCCACACTGGCGCTTGGCATCGGGGAACAGGAAAACGTGGACCTGATTCATGAAAGCATCGCGTACCTCAAACCCCATGTTGACGAGTTGTTCTTTGATGCGGAACACTTCTTTGACGGCTTCCGCAACAACAAGGAATTCTCCTTGAATTGCCTCGCCGCTGCCCACGAAGCCGGAGCAGACGTGCTGGTGTTGTGCGACACCAACGGCGGCTCCCTGCCCGCGGACGTGGCCGAAGCAATCAAGGCCGTGCGCAAACGGCTGCCCGAAGCTCAAATCGGTATCCACACGCACAACGACAGCGAACTGGCCGTGGCCAACTCGCTGGAAGCGGTACGACAAGGCGCCCGCCACGTTCAGGGCACGGTCAACGGCTATGGCGAACGCTGCGGCAACGCCAACCTCTGCTCCATCATGCCCAACCTCGAACTCAAGATGGGCTACTCCTGCATCGGTGCGGATAAACTGGGAAAACTCACGGAAGTCTCCCATTTCATCAGCGAGATAGCCAACCTGCGCCCGTTCCTGCGCCAGCCATTCGTGGGCGCTTCCGCCTTTGCACACAAGGGCGGGGTGCACGTCAGCGCGGTGCGCAAGGACTCGAAAACCTACGAACACATCGAACCAGGACTCGTTGGCAACCGACAGCGAATCCTGCTCTCTGACCTTTCCGGACGCAGCAACATGCTGACCAAGGCAGAACAGTTCGGACATCCCCTGCAAAAGGATGACCCCCGCCTGGATAAACTGATGAAAGAACTCAAGCTCAGGGAAAGCATGGGCTTCGAATACTCGGTGGCCGAAGCGTCCTTTGAACTGATGTTTCACAAGATCGTATCCGGACAACATCTTAATTATTTCAAATTATTAAACTTCTTTGTCATGGATGCTAAACGGGAAGAAGATGCCGAGCCCACATCCGAAGCCACAGTCATGGTGGAGGTGGGCGATCAGATCGAACACACGGCAGCAACCGGCATGGGTCCTGTCAACGCACTGGACCGAGCCCTGCGCAAGGCCCTGGAACGTTTTTATCCGTCCCTGAACCAAGTTCGACTGCTGGACTTCAAGGTGCGGGTCATGTCCGGCGCTGTCCGCGACACAGGCGGCACGGCATCGTTTGTACGCGTGCTCATCGAATCCGGCGACGGTTTCGAACGATGGACCACCGTAGGCGTATCCCACAACATCATCGAGGCCAGTTGGCAGGCAGTCGTTGACTCCATCAACTACAAGCTGTTCCGTGACGACCAGCGCGCCATCGGAAAGGCATGA
- a CDS encoding MBL fold metallo-hydrolase produces the protein MSMKSSTTVTILMDNQAVPGLVSEWGFAAAIRQDGRLWLWDTGQSAAFLANAALLGIAPQEADGLALSHGHYDHTGGLTALLDAGYHGPVFAHPDFVRQRFNITRTPIRSIGIPCVAPQFTAVKQTCALTKSMTMVTGIPRLPGNFQATKGFFYDKEGNTPDPVEDDAFLVLDTLQGIVVLLGCCHSGLMNSLLCMKDRLGIDTVHSIIGGLHLFNADRTALEETVEACRMFRIHQLVPGHCTGPDAPAQMQAMLENCETIPMKAGLSLDYPA, from the coding sequence ATGAGCATGAAGTCCTCGACCACGGTCACCATCCTGATGGACAATCAGGCTGTCCCCGGACTTGTTTCGGAATGGGGTTTTGCTGCGGCCATCCGTCAGGACGGACGACTCTGGCTCTGGGACACGGGCCAATCCGCAGCCTTTCTGGCCAATGCCGCGCTTCTGGGCATTGCTCCGCAGGAAGCAGACGGCCTCGCCCTGAGCCATGGTCACTACGACCACACCGGGGGGCTGACCGCCCTGCTCGATGCGGGATACCACGGCCCTGTCTTTGCGCATCCGGACTTCGTCCGGCAGCGTTTCAACATTACGAGGACTCCGATCAGGTCGATTGGAATCCCCTGTGTGGCCCCGCAGTTCACAGCCGTAAAGCAGACCTGTGCCCTGACGAAATCCATGACCATGGTCACGGGAATACCCAGGCTGCCCGGCAACTTTCAGGCCACCAAGGGATTCTTCTATGACAAAGAAGGAAACACCCCCGACCCGGTCGAGGACGATGCGTTCCTTGTGTTGGATACGCTCCAGGGAATCGTGGTGCTGCTGGGCTGCTGCCACAGCGGGCTGATGAACAGCCTTTTATGCATGAAGGACCGTTTGGGCATTGATACCGTACATTCGATTATCGGGGGACTCCATCTCTTCAATGCAGACCGTACGGCTCTTGAGGAAACAGTGGAAGCCTGCCGCATGTTTCGGATACATCAACTCGTGCCCGGCCATTGTACCGGCCCGGATGCGCCGGCACAAATGCAGGCCATGTTGGAAAACTGCGAAACCATTCCCATGAAGGCAGGCCTGTCGCTGGACTATCCGGCCTAA
- the gap gene encoding type I glyceraldehyde-3-phosphate dehydrogenase, whose amino-acid sequence MAIKLGINGFGRIGRYLTRLLAEEGDFELVAVNARASNEDLAHLLKYDSVHGRFMDVHPTEKGFSVAGKEVVVTRNAPGEWAWGELGCDMVVETTGKFTDRESCEKHMACGAKKVVISAPGKNADHTVVMGVNEDTLTADHDIISNASCTTNCLAPVAKVINDNFGIRHGIMTTVHSYTMSQRVLDGSHKDIRRARACAMNMVPTTTGAARAVGLVLPELDGKLDGMSIRVPTANVSLVDLVCELDKPATVETVNAALRAAANDSMGFSEEPLVSVDYMGSTFGGVVDAALTRVMDDTQVKLIIWYDNEAGFTNQLLRLMKRVGTMM is encoded by the coding sequence ATGGCCATCAAACTCGGCATCAACGGTTTTGGACGGATCGGACGCTATCTTACTCGTCTTTTGGCAGAAGAGGGAGATTTTGAACTGGTTGCCGTCAATGCCCGAGCGTCCAATGAGGATCTGGCGCATCTCCTGAAATACGACTCCGTGCATGGCCGGTTCATGGACGTTCATCCCACGGAAAAAGGATTCAGTGTTGCGGGCAAGGAGGTCGTGGTGACGCGCAACGCTCCGGGCGAGTGGGCATGGGGCGAATTGGGCTGCGACATGGTGGTGGAAACCACGGGCAAGTTCACGGACCGCGAGAGCTGTGAAAAGCACATGGCCTGTGGCGCGAAAAAGGTCGTCATTTCCGCGCCTGGCAAAAATGCCGACCACACGGTCGTCATGGGCGTCAACGAAGATACGCTGACCGCCGACCACGATATCATTTCCAATGCTTCCTGCACCACCAACTGTCTGGCTCCGGTGGCCAAGGTCATCAACGACAATTTTGGAATCCGCCACGGTATAATGACCACCGTGCATTCCTATACCATGAGCCAGCGCGTGCTGGACGGCTCGCACAAGGACATTCGCCGCGCGCGCGCCTGTGCCATGAACATGGTCCCCACCACCACGGGCGCGGCCCGGGCTGTGGGGCTTGTTTTGCCCGAACTGGACGGCAAGCTGGACGGCATGTCCATCCGGGTGCCGACCGCCAATGTTTCGCTTGTTGATTTGGTTTGCGAGCTAGACAAGCCCGCCACCGTGGAAACTGTCAACGCAGCTTTGAGGGCCGCGGCCAACGACAGCATGGGCTTTTCCGAGGAACCGCTGGTTTCCGTGGATTACATGGGGTCCACCTTTGGCGGAGTCGTGGATGCGGCCTTGACCCGTGTCATGGACGATACCCAGGTGAAACTCATCATCTGGTACGACAACGAAGCCGGTTTCACCAACCAGCTGTTGCGCCTGATGAAGCGCGTCGGAACCATGATGTAA
- the surE gene encoding 5'/3'-nucleotidase SurE encodes MRILLTNDDGIQAVGLRALYRALVAAGHSVHVFAPVTEQSAVGHAVTLFMPIKVREFRENGFVGQGVYGTPVDCVKFGLSAMQGNEPDLVLSGINSGANVGVDILYSGTVSAATEGALMNIPSMAVSLDNFNPADLDGQARYCVDIIPRIPWDRLPEKCVLNLNFPDCPVEEARELQLCAHTRACYTDWYDERVDPRGRKYYWLKGEIPPGKISPDRDRALLTDMHITLTPLRFDFTDRETMSLLQGSGLS; translated from the coding sequence ATGAGAATATTGCTGACCAATGACGACGGCATTCAGGCCGTGGGCCTGCGCGCCCTGTATCGCGCACTCGTTGCGGCCGGGCATTCCGTGCATGTTTTCGCCCCGGTCACAGAGCAGTCGGCCGTGGGGCATGCCGTAACTTTGTTCATGCCCATTAAGGTCCGGGAATTTCGCGAGAACGGTTTCGTTGGGCAGGGGGTCTATGGAACCCCGGTGGATTGCGTCAAATTCGGTCTTTCCGCCATGCAGGGCAACGAACCTGATCTTGTGCTTTCCGGGATCAACAGCGGGGCCAACGTAGGGGTGGATATCCTCTATTCGGGTACGGTTTCCGCGGCCACCGAGGGTGCGCTCATGAATATTCCGTCCATGGCCGTGTCGCTGGACAACTTCAATCCTGCGGATTTGGATGGACAGGCTCGTTATTGTGTGGATATCATCCCGCGCATTCCGTGGGACCGTCTGCCCGAAAAATGCGTCCTGAATTTGAATTTTCCGGATTGTCCCGTGGAAGAAGCCCGCGAACTGCAGCTTTGTGCGCATACGCGTGCCTGCTATACGGATTGGTATGACGAGCGAGTCGACCCACGGGGTAGGAAATATTACTGGCTCAAGGGCGAGATTCCTCCGGGCAAGATCAGCCCGGACAGGGACAGGGCGCTCCTGACAGACATGCATATCACCCTGACGCCGTTGCGGTTCGATTTTACAGATCGCGAAACCATGTCGCTGCTGCAGGGTAGTGGGTTGTCCTGA
- a CDS encoding 3'-5' exoribonuclease YhaM family protein: MTQKTQYIRELTPGTMVNDLFILSSANMGQSRNGPYWNVSFKDCTGTVNGKIWSPKSNEYPSLEAGTIARVHAVVESYRDSLQLKVEHLEFILDNNGINLADFLPASKIPPEDMLEALEDMITETMAHKPWKKLCRKVLRNETVRERLLTAPGAKTVHHAYVGGLLEHTLSVAKTCMSICNNYPELDRQTLLAGAIFHDLGKAWELSGGLANDYTDEGRLLGHIQIGQEKLQPFLAKAKDLDPGLKLHLNHLITSHHGEHEFGSPVRPKTPEAFVLHHADNLDAKMNMIEAAYEDMDQTGATWSPFLRFMDRNIFRPTPTPDATRKNRNKTENQCLLPLKA, from the coding sequence GTGACACAAAAAACACAATATATCCGCGAGTTGACTCCCGGCACAATGGTCAACGACCTGTTCATTCTCTCTTCGGCCAACATGGGACAATCCAGAAACGGCCCATACTGGAATGTTTCCTTCAAGGATTGCACGGGAACGGTGAACGGCAAGATATGGAGCCCGAAAAGCAACGAATACCCGTCGCTTGAAGCGGGCACGATTGCCCGCGTACATGCCGTGGTGGAAAGCTACCGCGACTCCCTGCAACTCAAGGTCGAGCACTTGGAGTTCATTCTCGACAACAACGGCATCAACCTCGCGGACTTCCTCCCGGCCAGCAAAATACCGCCTGAAGACATGCTGGAGGCTCTCGAGGACATGATCACGGAAACCATGGCCCACAAGCCGTGGAAAAAGCTCTGCCGCAAAGTGCTGCGCAATGAAACAGTCCGCGAACGGCTGCTTACGGCGCCCGGGGCCAAGACCGTGCACCACGCATATGTGGGCGGCCTGTTGGAACACACCCTTTCCGTGGCAAAAACCTGCATGTCCATCTGTAACAACTACCCGGAACTTGATCGCCAGACCCTATTGGCCGGAGCTATTTTTCACGATCTGGGCAAGGCATGGGAACTTTCCGGCGGGCTTGCCAACGACTACACAGACGAAGGTCGCCTGCTCGGACACATCCAGATCGGCCAGGAAAAACTACAGCCGTTTCTGGCCAAGGCCAAAGACCTTGATCCGGGACTCAAGCTGCATCTCAACCACCTCATAACAAGCCACCATGGTGAACACGAATTCGGCTCCCCGGTTCGCCCCAAAACCCCGGAGGCCTTTGTCCTGCACCATGCGGATAACCTCGACGCAAAAATGAACATGATCGAGGCAGCCTACGAAGACATGGATCAAACCGGGGCCACGTGGTCCCCGTTCCTGCGATTCATGGACAGAAACATTTTCAGACCCACCCCCACGCCGGATGCGACTCGCAAAAACCGGAACAAAACGGAGAATCAATGTTTATTACCTTTGAAGGCATAG
- the tmk gene encoding dTMP kinase, with product MFITFEGIEGTGKTTQITRVKEYFEAQGREVFLTLEPGGSRVGTELRKMLLHVDNNDITPITELFLYLADRAQHVAQVIRPQLEAGNVVISDRFADSTVVYQGYGRGLDPKMLHSLNEVAVDGLWPDLTILLDLDVEVGLKRAMTRNMREGKTQAEGRFEQENTSFHSRIREGYLTWAALNRKRIRVADASGTPEEVSANILHLIESHQG from the coding sequence ATGTTTATTACCTTTGAAGGCATAGAAGGCACCGGCAAAACGACCCAGATAACCAGGGTCAAAGAATATTTCGAAGCCCAGGGACGCGAGGTTTTCCTGACGCTGGAACCGGGTGGAAGCCGGGTGGGAACCGAACTTCGAAAAATGCTGTTGCACGTGGACAACAACGACATTACGCCCATTACCGAGCTTTTTCTCTACCTTGCCGACCGGGCACAGCATGTAGCTCAGGTCATACGCCCACAACTGGAGGCCGGGAACGTGGTCATCTCGGACCGCTTTGCCGACTCCACCGTGGTCTATCAGGGATACGGCCGAGGATTGGACCCCAAAATGCTGCACTCGCTCAACGAGGTTGCCGTGGACGGTCTGTGGCCCGACCTGACCATTCTGCTGGACCTCGACGTTGAAGTTGGGCTGAAACGGGCCATGACCCGCAACATGCGTGAAGGCAAGACACAAGCGGAAGGCCGCTTCGAACAGGAAAACACTTCATTTCACTCCCGCATTCGCGAAGGATACCTCACATGGGCAGCGCTAAACCGTAAACGGATCAGGGTGGCCGACGCCTCAGGGACTCCCGAGGAAGTCAGTGCCAACATCCTCCACCTCATTGAATCCCATCAAGGCTGA
- a CDS encoding amino acid ABC transporter permease, protein MAGDGCTLAYTKSRKGLGSLGHVAAYTMTMLALAWFLAEGSQKLGYNWQWYQIPKYLFTLQDGFRPGLLLQGLWVTFKITGASLLLAFAVGLLTALSRMSKSKAARLVARIYMELVRNSPLLIQLFFIYFVIAPLVDISSFWAAVWALSLFEGAYVSEILRAGITSLDKGQFEAAKSLGMSPWPMYRHIILPQAIRRVLPPLTSQAISLVKDSALVSTIAIFDLTMQGQAIVAETFLTFEIWFTVAAIYLAVTLTLSQAVNFLKKHLQTDTPN, encoded by the coding sequence ATGGCCGGTGACGGTTGCACGCTCGCATACACCAAATCGCGCAAGGGACTTGGTTCCCTTGGGCATGTTGCCGCCTACACAATGACAATGCTCGCCTTGGCATGGTTTCTGGCTGAGGGATCGCAAAAACTCGGCTACAACTGGCAATGGTATCAAATCCCCAAATACCTGTTTACCCTGCAGGATGGCTTCAGGCCCGGCCTGCTGCTTCAGGGATTGTGGGTCACGTTCAAAATCACCGGGGCCAGCCTGCTGCTGGCCTTTGCCGTCGGTCTGCTAACAGCCTTGAGCCGTATGAGCAAATCAAAGGCTGCGCGGCTTGTTGCCCGCATATATATGGAACTCGTGCGCAATTCCCCGCTGCTGATCCAGCTCTTTTTCATCTATTTTGTCATAGCCCCCCTTGTGGACATATCCTCATTCTGGGCCGCGGTGTGGGCCTTGAGCCTTTTTGAAGGGGCATACGTATCCGAAATACTGCGCGCAGGCATAACGTCGCTGGATAAAGGTCAATTCGAAGCAGCGAAAAGCCTGGGCATGTCCCCATGGCCCATGTACAGGCACATCATCCTGCCCCAGGCCATCCGCCGCGTCCTGCCGCCTTTGACGAGTCAGGCCATATCGCTGGTTAAAGATTCCGCCCTTGTAAGTACCATCGCCATTTTCGACCTGACCATGCAGGGGCAGGCCATCGTTGCGGAAACCTTTCTTACTTTTGAAATCTGGTTCACGGTTGCGGCCATATATCTGGCTGTTACACTGACCCTTTCACAGGCGGTCAACTTTCTCAAAAAACACTTGCAAACAGACACTCCAAACTAA
- a CDS encoding transporter substrate-binding domain-containing protein has translation MTIWRTLTTGLVALVVILGVSHISLAESSEVRQNLAQESSLETVLKRGSIRVGFDTFKPWAMKDKQGKFIGFEIDVARKLAEDIDVKLQLVPTQWAGIIPALQTGKFDIIIGGMGITPKRNLKVNFTIPYEFSGMNIVASNKKAAGFNSLDDFNKPEVSVAVRLGTTAHVAAKNFLPKATLKVFSEESQTIQELLNGRVHALVASNPLPKNLAKEYSGKLYLALAEDFTKEPIGFAIRKSDTDFLNFLNNWIRVNFASGWLQNRYDYWFNTHEWESQIQ, from the coding sequence ATGACAATCTGGAGAACGCTCACAACAGGCCTTGTCGCCCTTGTCGTCATCCTGGGGGTTTCCCACATCTCACTCGCTGAATCCAGCGAGGTACGCCAGAACCTCGCGCAGGAAAGCTCTCTGGAAACGGTCCTGAAACGCGGTTCCATCCGTGTTGGATTCGACACATTCAAACCGTGGGCAATGAAAGACAAACAAGGGAAATTCATCGGCTTTGAAATCGACGTGGCCCGCAAGCTGGCCGAAGATATCGACGTCAAGCTGCAACTGGTTCCCACTCAATGGGCCGGCATCATCCCTGCCCTGCAAACAGGAAAATTCGACATCATCATCGGCGGCATGGGCATTACTCCGAAACGAAACCTCAAAGTGAACTTCACCATTCCCTATGAATTTTCCGGCATGAACATCGTGGCCAGCAACAAGAAGGCGGCCGGATTCAATTCGCTGGATGATTTCAACAAGCCGGAAGTAAGCGTGGCTGTCCGACTCGGCACCACGGCACATGTGGCCGCAAAAAACTTTCTTCCCAAGGCCACGCTGAAGGTGTTCAGCGAAGAATCGCAAACCATTCAGGAACTCCTGAACGGACGGGTCCATGCCCTTGTGGCTTCCAATCCCCTGCCCAAAAACCTTGCCAAGGAATATTCCGGCAAACTCTACCTGGCCCTGGCGGAAGACTTCACCAAGGAACCCATCGGCTTTGCCATCCGCAAAAGCGATACGGATTTCCTGAACTTCCTGAACAATTGGATTCGTGTAAACTTTGCTTCGGGATGGCTCCAGAACAGGTACGACTATTGGTTCAACACCCACGAATGGGAATCCCAGATCCAATAG
- a CDS encoding amino acid ABC transporter permease has protein sequence MVLTAFCGFLLYQAAVKLEYHWNWGVIPQFILRHDSTTGTWHAGTLLLGLFMTLRLSLWGSVLALSFGIIFGLLRISKHLYWRLIAGTYVGLVRNTPPLVIVFVFYFFIGDQIMNAFSVNTFAYGLAADDHPLFALLFGPTDQLPQILSAIITIGLFEGAYITEIVRAGIESIEQGQWEASCSLGFNRNQQLRHVILPQALQRMIPALAGQFISTIKDSAIVAVISIQELTFQGLQLMTTTYRTFEIWITVLCMYFILTFMCSLILHRLEHNFAWN, from the coding sequence ATGGTCCTGACGGCCTTCTGCGGATTCCTGCTGTATCAGGCCGCAGTAAAGCTGGAATACCACTGGAACTGGGGTGTCATCCCCCAGTTCATACTGCGTCACGACTCAACAACAGGAACATGGCACGCAGGCACGCTTCTTCTCGGGCTATTCATGACACTCAGACTCAGCCTATGGGGAAGCGTGCTTGCCCTGTCGTTCGGCATCATCTTCGGCCTACTCAGGATCAGCAAACACCTATACTGGCGGCTCATTGCCGGAACCTACGTAGGCCTTGTCCGCAACACTCCCCCGCTGGTCATCGTTTTCGTCTTCTACTTCTTCATCGGCGACCAGATCATGAATGCATTCTCGGTCAACACCTTCGCATATGGCCTGGCCGCGGACGACCATCCCTTGTTTGCCCTGCTTTTCGGCCCAACAGACCAGTTGCCGCAAATCCTTTCGGCCATCATCACCATAGGGCTCTTCGAAGGAGCATACATCACCGAAATCGTCCGCGCCGGAATTGAATCCATTGAACAGGGACAATGGGAAGCGTCCTGTTCCCTCGGATTCAACCGCAATCAGCAGCTGCGTCACGTGATTCTTCCCCAAGCCCTGCAGCGCATGATTCCCGCCCTTGCCGGACAATTCATTTCCACCATCAAGGACTCTGCCATCGTGGCGGTCATATCCATTCAGGAACTCACGTTTCAGGGACTGCAACTGATGACCACCACGTATCGGACGTTTGAAATATGGATTACGGTTTTGTGCATGTATTTCATACTCACTTTCATGTGCTCACTCATCCTGCACCGACTGGAACATAATTTTGCATGGAATTAG
- a CDS encoding glutaredoxin family protein has product MSKDISIYALSTCIHCKNAKKYLDECGVEYNCVFVDKLEGDERKQTIEAVKKHNPAVSFPTIVIGDDVVVGFNKDKIDKALG; this is encoded by the coding sequence ATGAGCAAAGATATCAGCATCTATGCCTTGAGCACCTGCATCCACTGCAAAAACGCCAAAAAATACCTTGATGAATGCGGCGTCGAATACAATTGCGTCTTCGTGGACAAACTTGAAGGGGACGAACGCAAACAAACCATTGAAGCCGTCAAAAAGCATAACCCGGCAGTGTCGTTTCCCACAATCGTCATCGGCGACGACGTGGTGGTGGGATTCAACAAGGACAAGATAGACAAAGCTCTGGGGTAA
- a CDS encoding ferredoxin-thioredoxin reductase catalytic domain-containing protein: MDAKQLYEQLKKFQESKGYYFNDDMEMTMALMESLLENKKRFGYMACPCRLANGDYENDKDILCPCVYREEDVKEYGACFCGLYVSKEWNEGKIEKQVVPERRPPDKIIF, encoded by the coding sequence ATGGACGCGAAACAATTATATGAACAGCTGAAAAAATTTCAGGAATCCAAGGGATACTATTTCAATGACGACATGGAAATGACCATGGCGCTCATGGAAAGCCTGCTGGAAAACAAGAAACGTTTCGGCTATATGGCCTGTCCCTGCCGCCTTGCCAACGGCGACTATGAAAACGACAAGGATATTCTCTGTCCCTGCGTATACCGCGAGGAAGACGTCAAGGAATATGGCGCATGCTTCTGCGGTTTGTATGTGTCCAAGGAATGGAACGAAGGGAAAATAGAAAAACAGGTGGTTCCGGAGCGACGGCCTCCAGATAAGATCATTTTTTAA